In one Niallia taxi genomic region, the following are encoded:
- a CDS encoding YjbA family protein, translating to MQYLHDVWVNWFEGEENGYNVCHFHEWRKEDGVELLDQVPLIKIDSVLFSYIENDLAELPRQLLEEIYQKAYLRKNHERIQLDYCFVVSDGTGILVVDTLGYSIPIRKSRMIPRQEQLAYELLENQESINYNFQGENEENKEFHILSPEPQMMYGLTRKERQLKQLLFMALDQLHSSENVAEVRYWYTEWSPEKYFDIQSLEFEDAWSELFDCTKFGWSLKHETFCENIIKGQPFFEKLWELEHGPKVN from the coding sequence ATGCAATATCTTCATGATGTTTGGGTTAATTGGTTTGAAGGAGAGGAAAACGGTTATAATGTTTGCCACTTCCATGAATGGAGAAAAGAAGATGGAGTGGAGCTGCTTGATCAAGTGCCGCTTATAAAGATTGATTCGGTATTGTTTAGCTACATAGAAAATGATTTGGCAGAGCTTCCGAGACAGCTGCTTGAAGAAATTTATCAAAAAGCTTATCTTCGTAAAAACCATGAAAGAATTCAACTAGATTATTGCTTTGTTGTATCAGACGGAACAGGAATATTGGTTGTAGATACTTTAGGATATTCTATTCCAATCAGAAAAAGCAGAATGATACCAAGACAGGAACAGCTTGCATATGAATTGCTTGAAAATCAAGAGTCTATAAACTACAACTTCCAAGGTGAAAATGAAGAAAATAAAGAATTTCATATATTGTCACCAGAGCCGCAAATGATGTATGGGCTGACAAGAAAAGAGCGTCAGTTAAAGCAATTACTGTTCATGGCCCTTGATCAGCTGCATTCATCTGAGAATGTTGCAGAGGTAAGGTACTGGTATACAGAATGGAGTCCTGAAAAGTATTTTGATATTCAAAGCCTAGAATTTGAGGATGCCTGGAGTGAGCTGTTCGATTGTACGAAGTTTGGATGGTCACTAAAGCATGAGACATTTTGTGAGAACATCATTAAAGGGCAGCCTTTTTTTGAAAAACTGTGGGAATTAGAACACGGTCCAAAGGTTAATTAA
- a CDS encoding beta-ketoacyl-ACP synthase III, with protein MSTGIIGLGRALPEKILTNFDLEKMVDTNDEWIRTRTGIEERRIADDNTNTSDIAYEAAKKAIENANISPEDIDLILVATVTPDQPFPTVACMLQERLGCVKAAAMDLSAACAGFMYGMVTAKQFIDNGAYKYALVIGVEKLSKITNWEDRNTAVLFGDGGGAVVLGQVSEGRGILSFELGADGSGGKHLFQDDDDFIQMNGREVFKFAVRQMGESSENVLVKAGLSKEDVDFLIPHQANIRIMEASRQRLNLPEEKMSKTVHKYGNTSAASIPISLVEEYEAGKIKDDDVIVLVGFGGGLTWGAIALRWGK; from the coding sequence TTGAGTACAGGAATTATTGGCCTTGGTCGTGCACTGCCTGAAAAAATACTGACAAATTTTGATTTAGAGAAAATGGTTGATACGAATGATGAATGGATTCGTACACGTACAGGCATTGAAGAACGAAGAATTGCAGATGATAATACAAATACATCTGATATAGCATATGAAGCAGCAAAAAAAGCGATAGAGAATGCAAACATCAGCCCAGAGGACATAGACTTGATTTTGGTGGCGACAGTTACACCAGATCAGCCGTTTCCAACAGTAGCATGTATGCTTCAAGAACGTCTTGGCTGCGTGAAAGCCGCAGCAATGGATTTAAGTGCTGCATGTGCCGGATTTATGTACGGCATGGTTACAGCTAAACAGTTTATTGACAACGGTGCATATAAATATGCTCTTGTCATTGGAGTGGAAAAGCTTTCAAAGATAACTAACTGGGAAGACCGCAATACAGCAGTGCTTTTTGGTGATGGTGGAGGAGCTGTCGTTTTAGGACAAGTTTCAGAAGGAAGAGGTATCCTTTCATTTGAACTAGGCGCAGATGGTTCTGGCGGCAAGCATCTTTTCCAGGATGATGATGACTTTATCCAAATGAATGGCAGAGAGGTTTTCAAATTTGCTGTTCGTCAAATGGGTGAAAGCAGTGAGAATGTATTAGTTAAAGCTGGTCTATCAAAAGAGGATGTTGACTTCCTGATTCCGCATCAAGCAAATATTAGAATTATGGAGGCATCCAGACAGCGTTTGAATCTTCCAGAAGAAAAAATGTCAAAAACAGTCCATAAATACGGAAATACAAGTGCTGCGTCTATTCCGATTTCACTTGTGGAAGAGTATGAAGCAGGTAAAATCAAAGATGATGATGTTATCGTACTTGTAGGCTTCGGCGGCGGTTTGACATGGGGAGCTATCGCACTTCGCTGGGGTAAATAA
- a CDS encoding BMP family ABC transporter substrate-binding protein: MNKLKLMLSFFIVLSTFFLASCGQADNKGQLKSVGLLVSGTVTDQVWGTKGYKGLLNIQSKYNVDVYYKEYVDSLALTERAIEEFKHKGVNLIFGHGSEYAEFLDTLSKKYPDIHLISFNSSANNENTTSASFDGYTMGFFGGMVAGHMTKTNTISVIAAFDTQPEVQGFRDGAMYENENVKVLTDFVQSWDNREKALMLLDTAIANEADIIYPAGDGFNVDIIEQVKAKGLYAIGYVSDQSDLGKMTVLTSTVQDVSEMFDILASDFNEGKLKSGNISYGMKENVITLGKFSPSIEAAFIEKINQEIKQYKQTGKFPNQQ, encoded by the coding sequence ATGAATAAATTGAAGTTAATGCTCTCCTTTTTTATTGTGCTGAGCACCTTCTTTCTTGCCTCCTGCGGACAAGCAGACAATAAGGGGCAATTGAAAAGCGTCGGTTTGCTTGTGAGTGGTACTGTTACAGACCAAGTTTGGGGCACAAAAGGGTATAAGGGTTTATTAAATATCCAATCGAAATATAATGTTGATGTATATTATAAAGAATACGTCGACTCTCTCGCGCTTACAGAAAGGGCGATCGAAGAATTTAAACATAAAGGAGTAAATCTAATTTTTGGACACGGCAGTGAGTATGCGGAGTTTTTGGATACTTTGTCCAAAAAGTATCCTGATATTCATTTAATCAGTTTTAATAGCAGTGCTAACAATGAAAACACGACAAGTGCCTCTTTTGATGGTTATACAATGGGCTTTTTTGGAGGAATGGTTGCAGGCCATATGACGAAGACTAATACAATTTCGGTGATTGCTGCCTTTGATACACAGCCTGAAGTTCAAGGATTCAGGGATGGCGCTATGTATGAAAATGAAAACGTTAAGGTGCTTACAGATTTTGTGCAGAGTTGGGATAATCGTGAGAAGGCACTTATGCTGCTAGATACAGCAATAGCGAATGAAGCTGATATTATTTATCCTGCAGGAGATGGGTTTAATGTTGATATTATTGAACAAGTGAAGGCAAAAGGGCTCTATGCAATCGGATATGTTTCAGATCAGTCTGATCTTGGCAAAATGACTGTTTTGACAAGTACTGTCCAGGATGTTTCTGAAATGTTTGACATTCTTGCCAGCGATTTTAATGAAGGGAAGCTGAAATCTGGCAATATTTCTTATGGTATGAAGGAAAATGTTATCACATTAGGAAAATTCAGTCCTAGCATAGAAGCGGCATTTATAGAGAAAATAAATCAAGAAATTAAGCAATACAAACAGACAGGAAAGTTCCCTAATCAACAATGA
- the opp4A gene encoding oligopeptide ABC transporter substrate-binding protein: MKKNWIVLTALMLILSAFLAACSGEGEKTSTNEGSASDEPQDGGTLVYSLDSSPEGLFNWSFYANATDAEVISFFDESLIDYDENLKPQPNIASWKTEDNKVYTFTFKEGVKWHNGEELTVNDWVFALETLADKDYDGPRYTNVQTIEGAPAYHDGSADSISGIKVIDDYNIEITFDKARVNNLENVWTYAMPAKEFEGIAVKDMASSEQVRTKPVGLGPFKIKNIVPGESVEFERFDDYFNGKPHLDGVVLKVIDPSLTIGELQNNTLDMTAFHPSIKADIEALDNVKIEQYPGLSYYYIGFRLGTWDGSKNVMNEPKYQDLKLRQAMYYAMNRDEWNEAFFYGVGKTVNTPVPSNHWISADNSELEQFKYDPEKAKSLLDEAGYKDIDGDGFREDPNGDPFTVKFSHYATNNPTFETRAQAIVQYWEEVGLKTELSMTDVNLYYDQIEKADKSIEVFFGGWSTGTDPDPSGLWRSDALWNYSRWVSEKSDKLLDDALDVSIVGTDQEKRKELYVEWQKQFMEELPALPVAELDEVMALNKRVQGVTFDVSGTNRPNEWWIQQ; encoded by the coding sequence ATGAAAAAGAATTGGATTGTCTTAACTGCTTTAATGTTGATTTTGTCTGCTTTTTTGGCAGCTTGCAGTGGTGAAGGAGAAAAGACCTCTACAAATGAAGGGTCTGCATCAGACGAACCACAGGATGGTGGAACGTTAGTGTATTCACTTGATTCATCTCCAGAGGGTTTGTTTAATTGGTCATTTTACGCTAATGCAACAGATGCTGAAGTAATTAGTTTCTTTGATGAAAGCTTAATAGATTATGATGAAAACCTTAAGCCACAGCCAAATATTGCCTCCTGGAAAACAGAGGATAATAAGGTGTATACATTTACCTTTAAAGAAGGCGTTAAATGGCATAACGGGGAAGAGCTAACTGTTAATGACTGGGTTTTTGCGTTAGAAACACTTGCAGATAAAGACTATGATGGACCACGATATACAAATGTTCAAACAATTGAGGGAGCGCCGGCTTATCATGACGGCTCTGCCGACAGCATTTCAGGAATCAAAGTAATTGATGATTACAACATCGAAATTACATTTGATAAAGCAAGAGTTAACAATTTAGAAAACGTGTGGACATATGCAATGCCTGCAAAGGAATTTGAAGGAATTGCTGTTAAAGACATGGCAAGTTCAGAGCAAGTAAGAACAAAACCTGTAGGGTTAGGACCGTTCAAAATCAAAAATATTGTGCCAGGCGAATCAGTCGAATTTGAAAGATTTGATGACTATTTCAACGGCAAGCCTCATTTAGACGGGGTTGTTCTGAAGGTAATCGATCCGTCTTTAACAATTGGTGAATTACAGAATAATACATTAGATATGACTGCATTCCATCCTAGCATTAAGGCAGATATCGAGGCATTGGATAATGTGAAAATTGAACAATATCCTGGATTGTCTTATTACTATATTGGCTTTAGATTAGGAACTTGGGATGGAAGCAAAAACGTTATGAACGAACCTAAATATCAGGATCTAAAACTGCGTCAAGCTATGTATTATGCGATGAATAGGGATGAATGGAATGAAGCCTTCTTTTATGGTGTAGGTAAGACCGTTAATACACCAGTACCATCCAATCACTGGATTTCAGCTGACAACAGTGAATTAGAACAATTTAAGTATGATCCAGAAAAGGCAAAGTCCTTGCTTGATGAAGCTGGATATAAAGATATAGATGGCGATGGTTTCAGAGAAGATCCAAATGGAGATCCTTTTACCGTTAAATTCTCGCATTACGCAACAAATAACCCGACATTCGAAACTCGTGCACAAGCGATTGTTCAGTATTGGGAAGAGGTTGGTTTGAAAACAGAACTTAGCATGACAGATGTTAATCTATACTATGACCAAATTGAAAAAGCTGATAAGTCCATTGAAGTATTCTTTGGCGGCTGGTCTACTGGAACAGATCCAGATCCATCAGGCTTGTGGAGATCTGATGCTCTATGGAATTACTCAAGATGGGTAAGTGAAAAGAGCGATAAATTATTGGATGATGCTTTAGATGTTAGCATTGTCGGTACTGATCAAGAAAAACGTAAAGAGCTTTATGTAGAGTGGCAGAAACAATTTATGGAGGAATTGCCTGCACTTCCTGTAGCTGAACTAGATGAAGTGATGGCGCTTAATAAACGTGTTCAAGGTGTGACGTTCGATGTTTCTGGCACAAACAGACCGAACGAGTGGTGGATTCAGCAATAA
- a CDS encoding Fur family transcriptional regulator, which produces MLSIENAVQTLKEKNIRLTPQRHELINILSKGNKHWTVEELYQLLNESMPSVSITTVYNNINLFCELGLVKEIQFGEALSKYEWKKEDHYHIVCSECGEMVDVWYPALKEVEVFAQSISKFDISSHNLQFYGTCSNCEQK; this is translated from the coding sequence ATGTTAAGTATTGAAAATGCAGTGCAGACATTAAAAGAGAAAAATATCCGCTTAACACCTCAAAGGCACGAACTAATAAATATTCTGTCAAAAGGAAACAAGCATTGGACAGTAGAGGAGTTATATCAGCTGTTGAATGAATCCATGCCTTCTGTAAGCATCACCACAGTTTATAATAATATCAATTTATTTTGTGAATTAGGATTAGTGAAAGAAATTCAGTTTGGAGAAGCTTTAAGCAAGTATGAATGGAAAAAAGAAGATCACTATCATATTGTCTGCAGTGAATGCGGAGAAATGGTAGATGTTTGGTATCCAGCACTAAAGGAGGTTGAAGTATTTGCCCAATCCATCTCAAAATTCGACATTAGTTCCCATAACCTCCAGTTCTACGGAACATGCAGCAATTGCGAACAAAAATAA
- a CDS encoding ABC transporter ATP-binding protein — translation MNEEKRDQDQETILQVNGLKAYFPVKAGFFGKTVAHVKAVDGVSFAIKKGETFGLVGESGCGKSTTGRTILRFLKPYEGNILFDNKDITELKGKSLREIRKDVQMVFQDPYASLNPMQMVGDIIAEPLKNYNKNKQKTELQTEVMDLLTKVGLPTDAYYKYAHEFSGGQRQRIGIARALALKPKLIIADEPVSALDVSVQSQVLNLLKQLQAEFNLTFLFIAHDLSVVKHMSDQIGVMYLGNLVEIANKEGMYEAPLHPYTQALISAIPEPDPRKKKRRIILEGDVPSPINPPSGCPFHPRCPFAKAECKEIKPVLKEVKPLHKVACHLY, via the coding sequence ATGAACGAAGAAAAAAGAGATCAAGATCAGGAAACAATCCTGCAAGTGAACGGATTAAAAGCATATTTTCCAGTTAAAGCAGGCTTCTTTGGTAAAACAGTAGCACATGTTAAAGCAGTTGACGGAGTCTCGTTTGCAATAAAAAAAGGGGAAACATTTGGGTTAGTTGGTGAATCGGGTTGCGGAAAATCAACGACAGGAAGAACAATATTACGATTCTTAAAGCCTTATGAGGGAAATATTCTTTTTGATAATAAGGATATTACTGAATTAAAGGGAAAATCATTGCGTGAGATCCGTAAAGATGTGCAAATGGTCTTTCAGGATCCATATGCTTCACTTAACCCAATGCAGATGGTAGGGGACATAATCGCTGAGCCTCTAAAAAACTACAATAAAAATAAACAGAAGACCGAATTACAAACAGAAGTAATGGACCTGCTAACAAAAGTAGGATTACCAACTGACGCTTATTATAAGTATGCACATGAATTTTCAGGAGGACAAAGGCAAAGGATTGGTATTGCAAGAGCACTTGCGCTGAAGCCAAAGCTAATCATTGCAGATGAACCAGTTTCTGCCCTCGATGTATCTGTACAATCACAGGTGTTAAATCTATTGAAACAATTACAAGCAGAATTTAATTTAACCTTTTTATTCATCGCCCATGATTTAAGTGTCGTTAAGCATATGAGTGACCAAATTGGTGTTATGTACTTAGGAAACCTGGTTGAAATAGCAAATAAAGAGGGGATGTACGAAGCGCCACTGCATCCATATACTCAAGCCTTAATTTCAGCAATACCAGAGCCAGATCCTAGAAAAAAGAAAAGGCGAATTATTTTAGAAGGCGATGTACCAAGTCCGATTAACCCACCATCAGGGTGCCCATTTCATCCCAGATGTCCTTTTGCCAAGGCAGAATGTAAAGAGATAAAGCCTGTATTAAAGGAGGTGAAACCATTACATAAAGTAGCTTGCCATCTATATTAA
- the fabF gene encoding beta-ketoacyl-ACP synthase II — protein MSNRRVVVTGIGAVTPVGNDAAKTWENIVNGVSGVGPLTRINADEYPAKVAAEITDFNPEEFMDKKDARKMDRFTQYALAASLMAVKDADLQITDENSARIGVWIGSGIGGMETFENQYEIFQKRGYKRVSPFFVPMLIPDMATGQVSITLGARGVNSCTVTACATGTNSIGDAFKVIQRGDADAMISGGAEAPITKMSVAGFCANTALSTNPDPKTASRPFDANRDGFVIGEGAGIVVLEELEHALARGAKIYAEIVGYGSTGDAYHITSPAPGGEGGARAMKMAINDAGLNPEDVSYLNAHGTSTAYNDKFETMAIKEVFGDHAYKLPVSSTKSMTGHLLGAAGGVEAIFSVLSIKDSVIPPTINYETPDPDCDLDYVVNQHRKQEVNVAMSNSLGFGGHNATIIFKKYQ, from the coding sequence ATGAGTAATAGAAGAGTAGTCGTTACAGGTATTGGTGCAGTAACACCGGTTGGTAATGATGCTGCAAAAACATGGGAAAATATCGTGAATGGAGTTTCTGGTGTTGGGCCGCTTACTAGAATTAATGCAGATGAATATCCTGCCAAAGTAGCAGCTGAAATCACTGACTTCAATCCAGAAGAATTCATGGATAAAAAAGATGCAAGAAAGATGGACCGCTTTACGCAATATGCTCTGGCAGCTTCGTTAATGGCTGTAAAAGATGCAGACTTGCAAATAACAGATGAGAACTCAGCACGAATTGGTGTTTGGATTGGTTCTGGAATCGGTGGAATGGAAACATTCGAAAACCAATATGAAATCTTCCAAAAGAGGGGCTATAAGCGTGTTAGTCCGTTCTTCGTGCCAATGCTTATTCCAGATATGGCAACAGGACAAGTTTCCATTACGCTTGGTGCTAGAGGAGTAAACTCTTGTACGGTGACAGCTTGTGCTACTGGTACAAACTCTATCGGAGATGCATTTAAAGTCATTCAGCGCGGTGATGCTGATGCAATGATTTCTGGAGGTGCAGAAGCGCCGATTACGAAAATGTCTGTTGCTGGGTTCTGTGCAAATACAGCACTTTCAACAAATCCAGATCCAAAAACAGCAAGCAGACCGTTTGATGCAAATCGTGACGGCTTTGTTATTGGTGAGGGTGCAGGTATTGTCGTATTGGAAGAACTAGAGCACGCTCTTGCTAGAGGAGCAAAAATCTATGCAGAAATCGTCGGTTACGGCTCAACAGGAGACGCATACCATATCACTTCACCGGCACCAGGCGGAGAAGGCGGCGCACGTGCGATGAAAATGGCGATCAATGATGCAGGCTTAAATCCAGAGGATGTTTCCTACCTTAATGCGCATGGAACAAGCACAGCTTATAATGACAAATTCGAAACAATGGCAATTAAAGAAGTTTTCGGTGACCATGCATATAAATTACCTGTCAGCTCAACAAAATCAATGACAGGACATCTATTGGGAGCTGCAGGCGGAGTGGAAGCAATTTTCAGTGTGCTGTCAATCAAAGACAGTGTCATTCCTCCAACAATCAATTACGAAACACCAGATCCAGATTGTGATTTGGACTATGTAGTTAATCAGCACAGAAAACAAGAAGTGAACGTAGCAATGAGTAATTCATTAGGCTTCGGTGGACATAACGCAACGATTATTTTTAAGAAATACCAATAA
- the opp4B gene encoding oligopeptide ABC transporter permease gives MLKYTLRRILGMIPMLLLTSVVVFSLAKLMPGDSLSGEIDPNNTDPQYIAEMREKLGYNDPEYVQYFRWVTEFIKGDFGTSTRYKIDVADLITERLPNTIFLGITALIITYILAFTFGMISGRKPYTIRDNLIAGINYIGLAIPSFVAGVITIYIFAFKLNWFPSNGSVGIGLIKGSFEYYMSRLHHVFLPAIVLGALATASYTQFLRNDIIENSRKDFVRTARAKGTHENKIYNVHILRNSMIPLVTFLGFDIAALIGGAVITETIFTYPGIGQLMIQSVGTRDYPVLLTLLMLFSFLTLLGNLIADILYGVVDPRIRVS, from the coding sequence ATGTTGAAATATACATTGCGAAGAATATTAGGCATGATACCAATGTTGCTCCTTACTTCTGTTGTGGTATTCTCCCTGGCAAAATTAATGCCAGGGGATTCCCTCAGTGGAGAGATTGATCCTAATAACACAGACCCTCAATATATAGCTGAAATGAGAGAAAAACTCGGATACAATGACCCTGAATATGTTCAATATTTTCGCTGGGTGACAGAATTTATTAAAGGGGATTTTGGTACATCAACCCGCTATAAAATAGATGTAGCAGATCTTATTACGGAACGGCTGCCAAATACAATTTTCTTAGGAATTACAGCCCTAATTATTACGTATATTCTTGCCTTTACTTTCGGGATGATTTCTGGAAGAAAGCCTTATACAATTCGGGACAACCTGATTGCAGGTATAAACTATATTGGACTGGCAATTCCCTCGTTTGTAGCTGGAGTCATTACTATATATATTTTTGCCTTTAAATTAAATTGGTTTCCTTCAAATGGTTCTGTAGGAATAGGATTGATAAAAGGATCATTTGAATATTACATGAGCAGGCTTCATCATGTTTTTTTACCAGCGATTGTGCTTGGTGCATTAGCAACAGCTAGCTACACACAATTCCTTAGAAATGACATTATCGAAAATAGCAGAAAGGATTTTGTCAGAACAGCACGTGCAAAAGGAACGCATGAAAATAAAATTTATAATGTTCATATATTAAGGAATTCTATGATACCGCTAGTAACGTTTTTAGGATTTGATATCGCTGCATTAATTGGCGGTGCAGTTATTACCGAAACAATTTTCACTTACCCAGGAATTGGTCAATTGATGATCCAATCTGTAGGTACGAGAGACTATCCAGTTCTGTTAACATTGTTAATGTTATTTTCGTTTTTAACATTGCTGGGCAACCTCATAGCCGATATTTTATATGGCGTTGTAGATCCAAGGATAAGGGTAAGTTAG
- the opp4C gene encoding oligopeptide ABC transporter permease, with the protein MEVITPKNNKNLNVDIKAKSLSPWALARSKFIKNKIAMVSLLFLILVTILSFLAPYITTIDITKVNIGQMSLKPSGDHWLGTDKSGRDVFTRLLYGGRISLLVGISCTVTVVFLGTLVGSIAGYYGGKIDSMLMRFTDFIMVFPFLVFVIVLNAILQGIVSGLSVLIIVISLLSWGGVARIVRSKILSEKENEYILAAISIGGKPSKVIIKHLLPNVMSTIIVQASILFASMIVVESGLSYLGFGVPQEVPSWGNMLSSANEPDVLQNKPWIWLPPAIMITLTILSINFIGEGLKDAFNPKSKR; encoded by the coding sequence ATGGAAGTAATTACTCCGAAAAATAACAAAAACTTAAACGTAGACATAAAAGCGAAAAGCCTTTCTCCATGGGCACTTGCTAGAAGTAAATTCATTAAGAATAAGATTGCAATGGTAAGTTTGTTATTCCTTATTCTTGTGACCATTCTTTCCTTTTTGGCTCCTTATATCACTACAATAGATATAACAAAGGTAAATATAGGTCAAATGTCTTTGAAGCCTTCTGGTGACCACTGGCTTGGTACGGATAAAAGTGGTAGAGATGTGTTTACCCGCTTATTATATGGAGGCAGGATTTCTTTACTTGTAGGAATATCCTGCACTGTTACTGTTGTGTTTTTAGGTACATTAGTTGGATCCATTGCAGGGTATTATGGCGGCAAGATTGATAGTATGTTAATGCGATTCACTGACTTTATCATGGTGTTTCCGTTTTTAGTATTTGTTATCGTACTCAATGCCATTCTTCAAGGAATTGTTTCAGGATTATCGGTTTTAATCATCGTGATAAGTCTGTTGAGCTGGGGAGGGGTAGCAAGAATTGTGCGCAGTAAAATCCTCTCCGAGAAGGAAAACGAATATATTCTAGCAGCCATTTCCATCGGAGGTAAACCGAGTAAAGTCATTATTAAACATTTACTGCCGAATGTTATGTCTACCATTATAGTGCAAGCATCTATTCTCTTTGCGAGTATGATTGTTGTTGAGTCTGGATTAAGTTATTTGGGATTTGGTGTACCTCAAGAGGTGCCAAGTTGGGGTAATATGCTGTCATCTGCAAACGAACCAGATGTGTTGCAGAATAAACCGTGGATATGGTTACCACCAGCAATCATGATTACACTAACAATTCTATCCATTAACTTCATCGGAGAAGGCTTAAAAGACGCCTTTAATCCAAAATCAAAACGATGA
- a CDS encoding DUF2268 domain-containing putative Zn-dependent protease (predicted Zn-dependent protease with a strongly conserved HExxH motif) encodes MYKPSRKTKEIYTSLVKEDVWAKCDKFLKKYKKLWNGPDIPIYIFPFNQSNRGNDNKSGLSFADMMFLFIGDIEDEKELEALFIHEYHHVCRIHYQKKDVNEYSLLDSIIIEGLAEHSVQIHCGEKYNADWCRKYKEEELEEYWSKYLKDNLDVNKSDYVHDALLFGLGKYPDMLGYCYGFHLITKFKKQKSFSEKAYFILESEKFLV; translated from the coding sequence ATGTATAAGCCATCACGAAAAACGAAAGAAATTTATACTTCTCTTGTGAAGGAGGATGTATGGGCTAAGTGTGATAAGTTCCTTAAGAAATACAAAAAGCTATGGAATGGTCCTGATATCCCTATTTATATTTTTCCTTTTAATCAGTCTAACAGAGGTAATGATAACAAATCAGGCTTGTCATTTGCTGATATGATGTTTCTTTTTATTGGAGATATTGAGGATGAAAAAGAATTGGAAGCATTGTTCATTCATGAATATCATCATGTTTGCCGAATACATTATCAAAAGAAGGATGTTAACGAATATAGTCTGTTAGATTCCATTATCATTGAAGGACTTGCAGAGCATTCCGTGCAAATTCACTGTGGCGAGAAATACAATGCTGACTGGTGTCGTAAATATAAGGAAGAAGAGCTAGAGGAATACTGGAGCAAATATCTGAAAGATAACCTCGACGTTAATAAAAGTGACTATGTGCATGATGCCTTGTTATTTGGCCTGGGAAAGTATCCAGACATGCTAGGATATTGTTATGGATTTCACCTGATTACTAAGTTTAAAAAACAAAAAAGCTTTTCTGAAAAAGCATATTTTATTTTAGAAAGTGAAAAGTTTTTAGTATGA
- a CDS encoding ABC transporter ATP-binding protein has translation MNSNTSAESNNNLLEVKNLETSFSIDGKLYNAVDNVSFQVKPRQIIGIVGESGCGKSVLSLSIMKLLPKGAGKIRSGEIIFDGVHLETMEDKEINNIRGKEISMIFQEPMTSLNPVFTIGFQLMEVLLNHHNITKKQARQKSVELLKSVGISRPEKLVDEYPHQLSGGMRQRVMIAIAIACQPRLLIADEPTTALDVTVQAQILDLMKEIQEENGMSVILITHDLGVVAEMCDEVIVMYAGKIVEKTDVDTLFYEPKHPYTKLLMEAIPKMDEEVELLSSISGIVPSLKNMPEAGCRFADRCPKAMPECKYITPVLASLEDGHEVSCLLYDQSKPKEGVNV, from the coding sequence ATGAACAGTAATACTTCTGCGGAAAGCAATAATAACTTGCTTGAGGTAAAGAACCTAGAAACTTCCTTCTCTATTGATGGGAAACTGTACAATGCAGTCGATAATGTTTCCTTCCAAGTAAAGCCACGTCAAATTATTGGCATTGTTGGCGAATCAGGCTGCGGGAAATCCGTGCTTAGCCTTTCCATCATGAAGCTCCTACCAAAAGGAGCTGGAAAAATCCGCTCAGGCGAAATCATCTTTGATGGAGTTCACCTGGAAACAATGGAAGATAAAGAGATAAATAATATCAGAGGAAAAGAAATCTCTATGATATTTCAAGAACCAATGACCTCGTTAAATCCTGTTTTTACAATTGGCTTTCAATTGATGGAAGTTTTGCTGAACCACCATAATATTACCAAAAAGCAAGCAAGACAAAAAAGCGTTGAATTATTAAAAAGTGTCGGGATATCAAGACCAGAAAAACTTGTCGATGAATATCCACATCAGCTGTCTGGCGGTATGCGCCAAAGGGTGATGATAGCGATTGCTATCGCTTGCCAGCCAAGACTCTTGATTGCCGACGAACCTACAACTGCACTTGATGTAACAGTCCAAGCCCAAATCCTTGACCTTATGAAAGAAATCCAAGAAGAAAACGGCATGTCAGTTATCCTTATTACCCATGATTTAGGGGTTGTTGCTGAAATGTGCGATGAAGTCATTGTTATGTATGCAGGCAAAATCGTCGAAAAGACAGATGTTGATACATTGTTTTATGAACCAAAGCATCCCTATACAAAGCTACTAATGGAGGCTATTCCAAAAATGGACGAGGAAGTCGAGCTACTTAGCTCTATCAGCGGCATCGTTCCATCCTTGAAAAATATGCCAGAAGCTGGCTGTAGATTTGCAGACCGCTGCCCAAAGGCAATGCCTGAATGCAAATATATAACTCCAGTTCTTGCAAGCCTTGAAGATGGACATGAAGTTTCCTGCCTTCTTTATGACCAAAGCAAGCCGAAGGAAGGAGTGAATGTGTGA